In bacterium, the DNA window AGCAGGCGCTTGCGCTGGGCCCGGATATCCCTTCGCGATTCCGCGCGAGGGCGCTCGAGGGCGTCGCCACCCTCGCGTCATCCCTGGGCGACCATCCTGCGGCTCGGGGGCTTCTCCAGCACGCAGTAGAATTCGCGAGGGCCCTCGGCGACTCGGCCGGGACGGCCCGCGCCCTCACCCGGCTCGGTATGGTCGCCGCGTTCGAGGGGGACGCTCGGGAGGCGCAGACGCTGCTGGAGCGGAGCCTCGCCTTGTGGCAGGAGGAACACGATCTACGGTGGCAGGCACACACGTTATTCCTCTTGGGGGGGGCGCGTATACTCCTGGACGATCTCGGGCGGGCCGAGGCCGCCCTCACCGCGAGCCTCGACCTCTCCCGCACACTGGGGAACAGGCGCATGGCGGCGGCCGACATGAGTGAACTCGCCCGCGTCAAGCTCAAGCGAGGAGACGACGCGGGAGCCGCCGTGCTGGCGGGCTCGGCACTCAATTGGGCACGCGAGCAGGCGCCCTTGCGCGCGTGGTGGTTTACGGTGGCAGCCGCCGCGTTGGTCAGCGCTCACCTCGGCCACCTCGACCATGCCGTGCGGCTGTTGGCCGCGGGGGAGGCATGGAGCGAGTCGACGGGCGACGTCCTTGCCTTTGGATCCCGCGTTCGAGAGGAACAAGAGAAGATCACGGCCCAGGCTCGCGATCAGATGGACGGGTCGGAGTATCGCACGGCGGTGACAGAAGGACGCACGCTGTCGGTGGACGAGGTGGCCGATTTGGCGCGGGCCGGTCTTGAGCCGTTCGCGGGCACCGGTCCGGAGGGCGCCACCACGACCGGCGGGGCGCAGCCCCGCGCGTTCCTCAGCAGCCGGGAGCAAGCGATCCTGCGCCTCGTCGCCGAGGGGCTGCTGAACAAACAGATCGCGACCTCGCTCGGCATCGGAGAACGCACCGTGAAATCGCATCTCACGTCGGCGATGCGAAAACTGGGCGTGGACACTCGCGCGCACGCGGCGGTTGCGGCGGTGCAACGCGGCCTGCTGTAGTCCTCCTTGGCGCGGGCCAAGACCCGAATGCGGCCCCCGATCAGCGATTCGAGAAGACGGGGAAGTAACAACTTCGTTAACGCGGAGCGAGTTGGGAATGTCCACGAGAAGACACCGGTTCACTATGTCAGTGGATAGGCCGGGGTGGAACGGGTTCGAGAAACAAACGAGGTGGGTACGATGCAGAAGATTCTAGCGGCGGTCGTTTTGGCTGTGAGTCTCGCGTTTGCGTCGAGCGTAACGTTTGCGGGTGCCCGTGGGGTTGAAGTATCGGCGTCGCCGACGGAGCCCGCGGGTCAAGGCTATGACACGGGATACGGCACCGTGGTGCAGCCACAGCATCCGGCTTTGGGCGTGCAGTTTCCCTTATAAGGTGGGCACACGGTCCGCCGTTAACGCCCGAGCCGATCGGAGCGAGTCTTAGGCGTAAGTGCCCCGGCCCTCAGGGGAAAGAGATGGCGAGGTTGACCATCGACGCGTTCTGCAAGAATGTGCTGTAGCTTGGATGGGCAGCCGCGTATGCGAGAGAAATCGATAATCTGATCTGAAGACCCTCGATGACGGTCTTGCTGCAACGAACCCCGGTTGGGGAGTGGTGAGCGGTCCATCAACGCCTGCTTCTTCTACGGCCTGAGCCCCTTGAGTGTCGTGTGGGGCAGCTCATTCTTCAGCAATTCCCAAGGTAGGCCAGTCGGGAATGCCCAGAGTGGTGATCGAGTTTAATAACTATCCTTCCGTGCAGTTCGAAGAATGAAAAGCATAAAGAAGCGTGTCATGAGCAAATCTCTCGAAGGAAAGATCGCCCTTGTCACAGGCGGGAGCCGTGGCATCGGCAGGGCCATCGCCCTGCGTCTCGGGCGCGACG includes these proteins:
- a CDS encoding short-chain dehydrogenase, whose amino-acid sequence is MSKSLEGKIALVTGGSRGIGRAIALRLGRD